From a single Agrobacterium tumefaciens genomic region:
- the addB gene encoding double-strand break repair protein AddB: MTTSRPEKRVLTIAAGTPFLKTLAETLCDGTLTAGYRYDPADPLSLAKVTIYVPTRRSARVLRSEFVDLLGGRSAILPLIRPLGETDDDSGFFEIENPEIMDLAPPISGTGRLIELARLILAWRNSLPDAIRAIHSDSPLVAPASPADAIWLARALGEVIDAMDTEEKDWEALQHLDTGEHAQWWQLTADFLKIASVFWPARLAELNRSSAGRHRNGILRAEANRLANLPDTGPIIVAGSTGSIPAAADLIAAVAALPQGVVVLPGLDLAMSEEQWEAIAEDPTDPSSRTHSQYGLYMLLQKLGILRDDVDQIGAIDSDLEKRAAVFSAALAPAKSTSDWNRWREDRDPGFFDEAFAAATLIEAANEREEATAIAVALRLALEAPGAGRPSQAALITPDRGLARRVATELQRFGIEADDSAGTPLSATPQAGLTQLALEAILRPGDPVPIISLLKHPLSRFGLSEAAFTQASKALELIALRGGRVETEIGNLEAVLEAQLLAQRDDRHPPAWRLALPEGSLEAARDLAQRIAVATEPLGSAFVRRDRSGRAFTDKLPLSHWAERTGRVIEAICADENNDLAALWSGEAGDTLSGLFGELMESGEILDADGPQWADIFAALVAGESIKPRSMRHPRIFIFGALEARLQSVDTVVIGGLNEGLWPGQTANNPFLSRTMKTAIGLEPPERRIGQLAHDFEMANGTRQIFYTRALRQGSTPAVASRWLQRLLALGGEDFAGELKKRGETYRHWAGLMDESIDQDAAKRPAPRPPADLQPTRYSFSEVGRLRRDPYSIYARRILKLDPLEPFNRDPSAADRGTLYHAIIERYSREGHIPGTPASLEAMQRILDECFDAENLPPHVDVIWRPRFAAVARAFIDWEKDRHPSIRHSFFEARAGQEIAEAGIRLTGIADRIDIKSNGHADIIDYKTGLAPSVNQARALLDPQLALEAAALMRGAFREAGSPTPENLIYVRLRPGDRFFADQVNNEHSSRSGKRPPKSAIELATESIEQLAKFVRSLREGENGFASRLVPEEQQSYGGEYDHLARVSEWSTAEPGDGDDD, encoded by the coding sequence ATGACGACGTCCCGCCCCGAAAAGCGCGTCCTGACGATCGCTGCGGGAACACCGTTCCTCAAAACGCTCGCGGAAACGCTGTGTGACGGGACACTGACAGCCGGCTATAGATATGACCCGGCCGATCCGCTTTCACTGGCCAAGGTGACGATCTATGTGCCGACGCGGCGTTCCGCCCGCGTGCTGCGCTCGGAATTCGTCGATCTTCTGGGCGGCCGTTCCGCCATCCTGCCGCTGATCCGGCCGCTCGGCGAAACGGATGACGATAGCGGCTTCTTCGAGATCGAAAATCCTGAAATCATGGATCTCGCGCCACCGATTTCCGGCACCGGCCGGCTGATCGAACTGGCGCGTCTTATTCTGGCCTGGCGCAACAGCCTGCCGGACGCCATCCGGGCGATCCATTCGGATTCGCCGCTCGTCGCTCCCGCCAGCCCTGCGGACGCCATATGGCTGGCGCGTGCGCTTGGCGAGGTGATTGATGCCATGGATACGGAAGAAAAGGATTGGGAAGCGCTTCAGCATCTCGATACCGGCGAACATGCGCAATGGTGGCAGCTGACGGCGGATTTCCTGAAGATTGCCAGCGTCTTCTGGCCCGCGCGCCTTGCTGAACTCAACCGCTCCTCGGCCGGCCGGCATCGAAACGGCATCTTACGGGCCGAGGCAAACCGGCTTGCCAATTTGCCGGATACCGGACCGATCATCGTGGCCGGGTCTACGGGCTCCATTCCGGCCGCTGCCGACCTCATCGCCGCCGTTGCAGCCTTGCCGCAGGGCGTCGTCGTGCTTCCGGGGCTTGATCTTGCCATGTCAGAGGAGCAATGGGAGGCAATTGCCGAGGACCCGACCGACCCTTCGAGCCGCACCCATTCGCAATACGGGCTCTATATGCTGCTGCAGAAGCTCGGCATCCTACGCGACGACGTGGATCAGATCGGAGCCATAGATAGCGATCTTGAAAAACGCGCGGCCGTATTTTCGGCGGCGCTCGCGCCGGCCAAGTCCACCAGCGACTGGAACCGGTGGCGCGAAGACAGGGACCCCGGTTTCTTCGATGAGGCTTTTGCAGCGGCCACACTGATAGAAGCCGCCAACGAGCGCGAAGAGGCAACCGCCATCGCGGTGGCGCTCAGGCTGGCGCTGGAAGCTCCGGGTGCCGGACGTCCTTCGCAGGCAGCACTGATAACACCCGACCGTGGATTGGCGCGGCGGGTGGCGACGGAACTGCAGCGCTTTGGCATAGAGGCCGACGATTCGGCGGGTACGCCACTTTCTGCCACACCGCAGGCCGGACTGACGCAACTGGCGCTGGAAGCGATCCTGAGGCCCGGAGACCCGGTGCCGATCATTTCACTCCTAAAGCATCCACTCTCCCGTTTCGGGCTTTCCGAGGCAGCTTTCACACAAGCCTCGAAAGCGCTGGAACTCATAGCACTGCGTGGCGGCCGCGTCGAAACCGAAATCGGTAATCTGGAAGCGGTTCTGGAGGCACAGCTGCTGGCGCAGCGCGATGATCGGCACCCACCTGCCTGGCGGCTGGCATTGCCGGAAGGAAGCCTTGAAGCAGCGCGCGATCTGGCGCAGCGGATCGCCGTTGCAACCGAGCCGCTTGGCTCTGCCTTCGTCCGTCGCGATCGATCCGGCCGGGCCTTTACCGACAAACTGCCGCTCTCCCATTGGGCGGAGCGGACAGGCCGCGTGATCGAAGCGATCTGTGCGGATGAAAACAATGATCTTGCTGCGCTCTGGTCCGGCGAGGCTGGTGACACGCTTTCCGGCCTGTTCGGCGAATTGATGGAAAGCGGCGAAATCCTCGATGCGGATGGGCCACAATGGGCTGACATATTTGCGGCGCTGGTTGCCGGAGAATCGATCAAGCCGCGATCCATGCGTCATCCGCGCATCTTTATCTTCGGTGCGCTCGAAGCGCGGCTGCAAAGCGTCGATACAGTTGTGATTGGCGGCCTCAATGAAGGCCTCTGGCCGGGCCAGACGGCGAATAACCCATTCTTGTCCCGAACCATGAAGACAGCGATCGGACTGGAGCCGCCGGAACGGCGCATCGGCCAGCTGGCGCATGACTTTGAGATGGCGAACGGCACCCGGCAGATCTTTTACACCCGGGCGCTGAGGCAGGGCTCCACCCCTGCCGTCGCTTCGAGATGGCTGCAACGATTGCTGGCACTGGGTGGTGAGGATTTTGCCGGAGAATTGAAGAAGCGCGGCGAGACGTATCGGCATTGGGCCGGTCTAATGGATGAAAGCATCGATCAGGATGCGGCAAAGCGCCCTGCCCCCAGGCCGCCGGCTGATCTGCAGCCAACCCGTTATTCCTTCAGCGAAGTGGGGCGGTTACGGCGCGATCCCTATTCGATCTATGCGCGGCGTATCCTGAAGCTCGACCCGCTCGAGCCCTTCAATCGCGATCCAAGCGCCGCCGATCGCGGCACGCTCTATCACGCGATCATCGAGCGCTATTCGCGTGAGGGACACATCCCCGGCACGCCGGCTTCGCTCGAGGCCATGCAGCGCATTCTGGACGAATGTTTTGACGCGGAAAACCTGCCGCCGCATGTGGATGTCATCTGGCGGCCACGTTTTGCGGCGGTGGCACGCGCCTTCATCGACTGGGAAAAGGACCGGCACCCATCCATTCGCCATAGTTTTTTCGAGGCACGCGCCGGGCAGGAAATCGCCGAGGCGGGTATAAGGCTGACCGGAATTGCCGATCGCATCGACATCAAGTCAAACGGTCACGCGGATATTATCGATTACAAGACCGGGCTTGCGCCATCCGTCAATCAGGCGCGCGCGCTGCTTGACCCACAGCTGGCGCTGGAAGCGGCGGCGCTGATGCGCGGGGCCTTCCGCGAAGCCGGATCGCCAACACCGGAAAACCTTATCTATGTGCGCCTGCGGCCGGGCGATCGTTTTTTTGCCGACCAGGTCAATAACGAACATTCCAGCCGCAGCGGTAAAAGACCGCCGAAATCGGCTATCGAACTGGCAACGGAATCGATCGAGCAGCTCGCCAAATTCGTGCGCTCGCTGCGCGAAGGCGAGAACGGTTTCGCCTCGCGGCTGGTGCCGGAAGAGCAACAATCCTATGGCGGGGAATATGACCACCTCGCCCGTGTTTCGGAATGGTCAACGGCGGAACCGGGAGACGGCGATGACGATTGA
- a CDS encoding nucleotidyltransferase family protein — protein sequence MTIKNAMVLAAGLGTRMRPITDTIPKPLVKIAGKPMIDYALDALVEAGAEMIVVNVHHHADQMIAHLEHRSDAKILISDERAQLMNSGGGLAKGLKLLEPGPVFVMNADLFWIGEQLNAVSNLRKLAQFFDPERMDMALLCVDMDRTTGHNGKRDFNLSDDGKLVRYCDGDPNPVVYAGAIAMDSRLLDDAPADAFNLNIYFDRAIKKDRLSGISLDGHWITVGTPDAIEDAENIIRQFREKRSA from the coding sequence ATGACGATCAAAAACGCGATGGTGCTGGCCGCGGGGCTTGGCACGCGGATGCGCCCGATCACCGATACGATCCCGAAGCCGCTCGTCAAGATCGCCGGCAAGCCGATGATCGACTATGCGCTCGACGCCCTTGTGGAAGCCGGGGCGGAGATGATCGTTGTCAATGTGCATCACCATGCGGACCAGATGATCGCCCATCTGGAGCACCGCTCCGACGCCAAAATTCTGATCTCCGACGAGCGGGCGCAGCTGATGAATTCCGGCGGCGGGCTTGCCAAGGGTCTGAAGCTTCTGGAACCCGGCCCGGTCTTCGTCATGAATGCCGATCTATTCTGGATCGGCGAGCAATTGAATGCGGTCAGCAACCTGCGCAAGCTTGCGCAATTCTTCGATCCGGAGCGCATGGATATGGCCCTGCTCTGTGTCGATATGGATCGTACCACCGGTCATAACGGCAAAAGAGATTTCAACCTTTCTGACGACGGTAAATTGGTGCGGTATTGCGATGGCGACCCAAACCCGGTGGTTTATGCCGGCGCCATCGCCATGGATTCGCGCCTACTTGATGATGCGCCGGCGGATGCCTTCAACCTCAACATCTATTTCGACCGCGCCATTAAAAAAGACCGGCTTTCCGGGATTTCGCTTGACGGACACTGGATCACCGTCGGCACGCCCGATGCGATAGAAGACGCAGAAAACATCATCCGGCAATTCAGGGAAAAACGCTCGGCATGA
- the tsaE gene encoding tRNA (adenosine(37)-N6)-threonylcarbamoyltransferase complex ATPase subunit type 1 TsaE: MSEDILPITISLEGEKDTIRLGEDLALALKPGDCLALIGDLGAGKSTLARAFIRAMADEPDLEVPSPTFTIIQTYSTRIPVAHLDLYRLSDVSELDELGIDEMLEDGVCLIEWPDIATEVLPPEQTVTLRLTHSGEGRLAVIEAPAKLKARLERVFAIRTFLTRNGRGDAARRFLSGDASTRAYETISTDGHDLILMDWRRPMRGAIVADGKTYAEIAHLAQDARSFVAIGEYLRDGGFCAPELLAADIDQGILLLEDLGRDGVLAQDGTPIEERYLQSVACLAALHQTPRPDLLPVIDGSTYKVPPFDRQAMKIEVSLLAEWYLPHKRGKPLTDSEKSDYYALWDSLIDSLADCETGLLLRDFHSPNLLWQAQNSGIRQVGLIDFQDAMIGPTAYDLASIVQDARVTIEPELQAHLLSHYLDSRRNTPSFDEAAFLKAFAIMSAQRNCKLAGIWVRLLERDRKPGYMKHMPRTFRYLAAALSHPELEPLRDWCVGMGMEFND, translated from the coding sequence ATGAGCGAAGACATCTTGCCGATCACTATTTCCCTTGAGGGAGAAAAAGATACCATCAGGCTCGGTGAAGACCTCGCGCTGGCATTGAAACCCGGCGATTGCCTGGCGCTGATCGGTGATCTCGGCGCCGGTAAATCCACACTTGCCCGCGCCTTCATCCGCGCGATGGCGGATGAGCCGGATCTCGAGGTTCCAAGCCCGACCTTCACGATCATCCAGACCTATTCCACTCGCATTCCGGTTGCCCATCTCGATCTTTACCGGCTTTCGGATGTCTCCGAACTGGACGAGCTCGGCATCGACGAGATGCTGGAGGACGGCGTCTGCCTGATCGAATGGCCGGATATCGCCACCGAGGTTTTGCCACCGGAGCAGACCGTCACGCTTCGGCTGACGCATTCCGGCGAGGGACGGCTGGCCGTCATCGAGGCTCCGGCAAAATTGAAAGCACGGCTTGAACGGGTTTTCGCCATTCGCACGTTCCTCACAAGAAATGGCAGAGGCGATGCGGCCCGGCGTTTTCTGAGCGGTGACGCCTCCACACGCGCCTATGAGACCATTTCCACTGACGGCCATGACCTTATCCTGATGGACTGGCGACGCCCCATGAGAGGTGCGATCGTGGCTGATGGCAAGACCTATGCCGAAATCGCCCATCTTGCCCAGGATGCGCGCTCCTTCGTGGCAATCGGCGAGTATCTGCGAGATGGCGGCTTTTGCGCGCCAGAGCTTCTGGCAGCGGATATTGATCAGGGCATTCTCCTGCTGGAGGATCTGGGGCGCGACGGGGTGCTTGCGCAGGACGGAACGCCGATAGAAGAACGTTATCTGCAGAGCGTCGCCTGCCTCGCAGCCCTTCATCAGACCCCGCGACCCGACCTGCTGCCGGTGATTGACGGCAGCACCTACAAAGTTCCCCCCTTCGATCGCCAGGCGATGAAAATCGAAGTCTCGCTGCTGGCGGAATGGTATCTTCCTCACAAACGCGGCAAGCCGCTCACCGATAGCGAGAAGAGCGACTATTACGCCCTGTGGGATAGTCTGATCGACTCACTCGCTGATTGTGAAACGGGGCTCCTGCTGCGCGATTTCCATTCACCCAACCTTCTCTGGCAGGCGCAGAATAGCGGCATTCGACAGGTTGGCCTGATCGATTTTCAGGACGCGATGATCGGCCCGACCGCCTATGATCTCGCCTCCATCGTGCAGGATGCCCGGGTTACCATCGAACCCGAACTGCAGGCGCATCTGCTTTCGCATTATCTCGATAGCAGAAGAAACACGCCTTCATTTGATGAGGCCGCTTTCCTCAAGGCTTTTGCCATCATGTCGGCGCAGCGCAACTGCAAGCTTGCCGGTATCTGGGTGAGGTTGTTGGAACGGGATCGAAAACCCGGTTATATGAAACATATGCCGAGGACGTTCCGCTATCTTGCCGCGGCGCTTTCGCATCCGGAACTTGAGCCTCTTCGAGACTGGTGTGTCGGTATGGGCATGGAATTCAACGACTGA
- a CDS encoding sensor histidine kinase: MTVHNSDLREQTVQRVENTQAGVALSAQVLAHCRLAISAVRTGFSRLPLLMSGTILAGSASVALAQDGLVAKTGARLFSSGETITYSLFVGMLSATLFSVVWLVRQRGNIESESSEYRKALAETHHKIAKYEALISDKGRRIVIWDGADKRPEFLGQLPVETGAPQADHDFLAFGRWLKPSSASQLEKSLEKLRSHAQSFDLTIETQRGEVIEVQGRVSGGNAFARFVALNNLRAELAELQVERERLIASVSTFQDLLDSIEQPVWRRNGEGELTWVNHAYAQAVDARDADQAVLEKRELLNTVTRQKIRAAATPESPYHDRISTVVSGNRTFFDVVDIKTAAGSAGIAIDATETETISEELKRVLKSHAETLDHLATPVAIFDGRQRLQFYNQAFATLWGLDLVFLESGPDNSELLDRLRTAGKLPEQLNWKNWKETALAVYRSLDTKTDLWHLPNGQTLRVIATAHPQGGATWVFENLTEQVDLQMRYNTLVKVQGETIDHLAEGVAVFGADGRIRLSNPAFRALWGVTSEQAETGTHIRAIETACAQSYDRPDGWRAFSQFITSFDDERPSKQGTLELLSGLVLDFAIIPLPDAQTMLTFVNMTDSVRAERALKEKNDALLKADELKNDFVQHVSYELRSPLTNIIGFTDLLKTPGIGQLTDRQAEYLDHISTSSSVLLTIVNDILDLATVDAGIMQLNYSDNDLNELLEDVSVQIADRLQESGISLEIVAPAHLGSLVADHQRLKQILIKLLTNAINFAPEGSAVELSCQRSEGDFLFSVADKGPGIPEDMLKTVFDRFATRGNGGRRTGAGLGLSIVESFVSLHHGTVEIDSRPGNGTIVTCRIPSGTRPHSIAAE, from the coding sequence ATGACGGTTCACAATTCGGATCTGCGCGAGCAGACAGTTCAACGCGTTGAAAACACGCAAGCTGGCGTGGCATTGAGCGCGCAGGTTCTGGCGCATTGCCGGCTGGCGATCAGCGCGGTCCGGACAGGCTTTTCACGGCTTCCCTTGCTGATGTCGGGGACGATCCTTGCCGGTTCGGCAAGTGTGGCGCTGGCGCAGGATGGCCTTGTTGCCAAGACCGGTGCGCGGCTGTTCTCCTCTGGCGAAACAATCACCTATTCGCTCTTTGTCGGCATGCTTTCGGCGACGCTGTTTTCCGTCGTCTGGCTGGTGCGCCAGCGCGGCAATATCGAGTCGGAAAGCAGTGAATACCGCAAGGCGCTTGCCGAAACCCATCACAAGATCGCCAAATACGAGGCGCTGATTTCCGATAAGGGCCGGCGCATCGTTATCTGGGATGGCGCTGACAAGCGGCCCGAATTTCTGGGGCAATTACCCGTGGAGACCGGCGCGCCGCAAGCGGATCATGATTTTCTGGCCTTCGGGCGCTGGCTGAAACCGTCCTCTGCGAGCCAGCTTGAAAAATCCCTCGAAAAACTTCGCAGCCACGCGCAGAGTTTCGACCTGACTATCGAGACGCAGCGCGGCGAAGTCATTGAAGTTCAAGGCCGGGTCTCCGGCGGCAATGCATTTGCACGTTTCGTAGCGCTTAATAATCTGCGCGCCGAACTTGCTGAATTGCAGGTGGAGCGCGAGCGTCTGATCGCCTCGGTCTCGACGTTTCAGGACCTTCTGGATTCCATCGAACAGCCCGTCTGGCGCCGCAATGGCGAAGGCGAGCTAACCTGGGTCAACCATGCCTATGCGCAGGCCGTGGATGCGCGCGATGCCGATCAGGCCGTTCTTGAAAAACGCGAGCTGTTGAACACCGTTACCCGGCAGAAGATACGCGCGGCCGCAACGCCGGAATCACCCTATCACGATCGCATTTCGACTGTGGTCTCCGGCAACCGCACCTTCTTCGACGTTGTCGATATCAAGACCGCGGCGGGTTCGGCCGGTATCGCCATCGATGCCACCGAAACGGAAACAATCAGCGAAGAACTCAAGCGGGTTCTCAAGAGCCATGCCGAAACGCTGGATCATCTGGCGACGCCCGTCGCCATCTTCGACGGCCGGCAGCGGCTGCAATTCTACAATCAGGCTTTTGCGACCCTTTGGGGTCTCGATCTGGTTTTCCTCGAATCCGGTCCTGATAATTCCGAGCTTCTCGACAGGCTGCGCACCGCCGGCAAATTGCCCGAACAGCTGAACTGGAAAAACTGGAAGGAGACGGCCCTCGCCGTTTACCGTTCGCTCGATACCAAAACCGATCTCTGGCACCTGCCGAATGGGCAGACGCTGCGGGTCATCGCGACCGCCCATCCGCAGGGTGGCGCGACCTGGGTTTTTGAAAACCTGACCGAACAGGTCGACCTGCAGATGCGCTACAACACGCTGGTGAAGGTGCAGGGCGAAACCATCGACCATCTGGCTGAAGGTGTGGCCGTGTTCGGTGCGGATGGCCGCATTCGCCTCTCCAACCCGGCATTCCGGGCGCTCTGGGGTGTAACCTCCGAGCAGGCGGAAACAGGCACCCACATCCGTGCCATCGAAACCGCCTGCGCACAATCCTATGACAGACCGGATGGCTGGCGCGCCTTTAGCCAGTTCATTACCAGTTTTGACGATGAGCGCCCGTCCAAACAGGGTACGCTCGAACTGCTCTCCGGTCTCGTACTCGATTTCGCGATCATTCCGCTGCCGGATGCGCAGACCATGCTGACCTTCGTCAACATGACCGACAGCGTGCGGGCGGAAAGGGCGCTCAAGGAAAAGAACGACGCGCTTCTGAAGGCCGACGAGCTGAAGAACGATTTCGTTCAGCATGTTTCCTACGAATTGCGCTCGCCGCTGACGAATATTATCGGTTTCACCGACCTCCTGAAGACGCCCGGCATCGGCCAATTGACGGACCGACAGGCCGAATATCTCGACCATATTTCCACCTCGTCCTCGGTGCTTTTGACCATCGTCAACGATATTCTCGATCTTGCGACCGTCGATGCCGGCATCATGCAGCTGAATTATTCAGACAATGATCTGAACGAATTGCTTGAAGACGTTTCTGTGCAGATCGCCGATCGCCTGCAGGAGAGCGGCATTTCGCTTGAAATCGTCGCGCCGGCTCATCTTGGCAGTCTGGTGGCTGATCATCAGCGCCTGAAGCAGATTCTCATCAAGCTCCTGACCAATGCAATCAACTTTGCGCCGGAAGGCTCCGCAGTTGAACTGTCGTGCCAGCGCAGCGAGGGCGACTTCCTGTTCTCGGTGGCGGATAAGGGCCCGGGTATTCCAGAAGACATGCTGAAGACCGTATTTGACCGCTTCGCGACACGCGGCAATGGTGGGCGGCGGACCGGCGCGGGGCTTGGCCTTTCCATTGTCGAGAGTTTTGTCAGCCTCCATCATGGCACGGTCGAAATCGATAGCCGCCCCGGCAACGGCACCATTGTCACCTGCCGCATTCCTTCCGGCACGCGCCCGCATTCCATCGCCGCAGAATGA
- the ahcY gene encoding adenosylhomocysteinase: MSLEKDYIVADINLAAFGRKELDIAETEMPGLMSCRKEFGESKPLKGARITGSLHMTIQTGVLIETLKELGADVRWASCNIFSTQDHAAAAIAAAGIPVFAVKGESLTEYWEYTDKIFQWTDGGLSNMILDDGGDATMYILLGARAEAGEDVLSNPGSEEEEILFAQINKRLKASPGWFTKQRDALKGVTEETTTGVHRLYDLSKKGLLPFPAINVNDSVTKSKFDNKYGCKESLVDGIRRATDVMMAGKVAVVCGYGDVGKGSAASLQGAGARVKVTEIDPICALQAAMDGFEVVRLEDVISSADIFITTTGNKDVIRIEHMREMKDMAIVGNIGHFDNEIQVASLRNLKWTNIKPQVDMIEFPKGNRIILLSEGRLLNLGNATGHPSFVMSASFTNQVLGQIELFTKQGEYKNEVYVLPKHLDEKVARLHLEKLGVRLTELSDLQADYIGISKEGPFKAEHYRY, from the coding sequence ATGAGCCTTGAGAAGGACTACATTGTCGCCGACATCAACCTTGCCGCATTTGGCCGCAAGGAGCTGGACATCGCCGAAACCGAAATGCCCGGCCTGATGTCCTGCCGCAAGGAGTTCGGCGAAAGCAAGCCGCTGAAGGGCGCACGTATCACCGGTTCCCTTCACATGACGATCCAGACCGGCGTTCTCATCGAAACGCTGAAGGAACTGGGCGCAGACGTTCGCTGGGCCTCCTGCAACATCTTCTCGACGCAGGATCATGCGGCAGCGGCCATTGCAGCGGCTGGCATTCCGGTCTTCGCCGTCAAGGGTGAAAGCCTGACGGAATATTGGGAATATACCGACAAGATCTTCCAGTGGACCGATGGCGGTCTGTCCAACATGATCCTCGACGATGGCGGCGATGCCACCATGTACATCCTGCTTGGCGCACGTGCCGAAGCCGGCGAAGACGTTTTGTCCAATCCCGGCTCTGAAGAAGAAGAAATTCTTTTCGCGCAGATCAACAAGCGCCTGAAGGCTTCTCCCGGCTGGTTCACCAAGCAGCGCGACGCGCTGAAGGGCGTCACGGAAGAGACGACGACCGGCGTTCACCGTCTTTACGACCTCAGCAAGAAGGGCCTCCTGCCCTTCCCGGCGATCAACGTCAATGACAGCGTCACCAAGTCGAAGTTCGACAACAAATACGGCTGCAAGGAATCGCTGGTAGACGGCATTCGCCGTGCAACCGACGTGATGATGGCCGGCAAGGTCGCCGTCGTTTGCGGTTACGGCGATGTTGGCAAGGGCTCTGCCGCCTCGCTGCAGGGCGCCGGCGCCCGCGTCAAGGTCACCGAAATCGACCCGATCTGCGCGCTTCAGGCTGCCATGGATGGTTTTGAGGTCGTTCGCCTGGAAGACGTCATTTCCTCGGCGGATATCTTCATCACCACCACCGGCAACAAGGACGTGATCCGCATCGAGCATATGCGCGAGATGAAGGACATGGCGATCGTCGGCAATATCGGCCACTTCGACAACGAGATTCAGGTCGCATCGCTGCGTAACCTGAAGTGGACGAACATCAAGCCGCAGGTCGACATGATCGAGTTCCCGAAGGGCAACCGCATCATTCTTCTGTCCGAAGGCCGCCTGCTGAACCTCGGCAATGCCACCGGCCACCCGTCCTTCGTCATGTCTGCGTCCTTCACCAACCAGGTGCTTGGCCAGATCGAGCTCTTCACCAAGCAGGGCGAATACAAGAACGAAGTTTACGTGCTGCCGAAGCACCTCGATGAGAAGGTCGCGCGTCTTCACCTTGAGAAGCTCGGTGTGCGGCTAACTGAACTTTCCGATCTGCAGGCAGATTATATCGGCATCTCCAAGGAAGGCCCGTTCAAGGCCGAACACTACAGATATTAA
- a CDS encoding HPr family phosphocarrier protein has product MSPLSRELPIINKRGLHARASAKFVQMVEGFDATITVSKDGMTVGGTSIMGLMMLAASPGCSVYVEASGNQASEALAALEALVADRFGEEA; this is encoded by the coding sequence ATGTCGCCTCTCTCCCGGGAATTGCCGATCATCAACAAGCGCGGTCTCCACGCCCGGGCATCTGCGAAATTCGTTCAGATGGTCGAGGGCTTCGACGCGACGATCACGGTTTCCAAGGACGGCATGACCGTCGGTGGCACTTCCATCATGGGCCTGATGATGCTGGCGGCCAGCCCCGGCTGCAGCGTCTATGTCGAGGCAAGCGGCAATCAGGCGTCGGAGGCGCTGGCCGCATTGGAAGCTCTGGTGGCCGACCGGTTCGGCGAAGAAGCCTGA
- a CDS encoding PTS sugar transporter subunit IIA, producing the protein MIGLVLVTHGKLAEEFRHALEHVVGPQKLIETVCIGPEDDMDQRRQDIIDAVARANDGNGVIILTDMFGGTPSNLAISVMNNGNVEVIAGVNLPMLIKLAGVRSEDNMDKALQDASDAGRKYINVASRVLSGK; encoded by the coding sequence ATGATCGGACTAGTGCTTGTCACCCATGGCAAGCTGGCTGAGGAGTTTCGCCATGCGTTGGAGCATGTCGTCGGTCCCCAGAAATTGATCGAGACGGTTTGTATCGGTCCCGAAGACGACATGGATCAGCGCCGGCAGGATATCATCGACGCCGTTGCGCGTGCCAATGATGGCAATGGTGTTATCATACTGACGGACATGTTCGGTGGCACACCGTCCAATCTCGCAATCTCCGTCATGAATAACGGCAATGTCGAAGTCATCGCCGGGGTCAATCTTCCCATGCTGATCAAGCTTGCCGGCGTTCGCAGCGAAGACAATATGGACAAGGCCCTTCAGGATGCATCCGATGCCGGCCGCAAATATATCAACGTCGCCAGCCGCGTTTTAAGCGGCAAGTGA
- a CDS encoding HPr kinase/phosphorylase, producing the protein MNAERFNLHATAITVQNTGILFTGPSGSGKSELAFSFLTEAERCGLPAALIADDQIFVYRDGEHIIAERPQTIAGLLELRGSGIVSLNSVASAPLHFAVTTVLSPENPRLPEDDEAFLLPCGGHIPLLRIPLASLTPYGKFAALAQNLFKTNVK; encoded by the coding sequence ATGAACGCTGAACGCTTCAACCTGCACGCCACCGCCATCACCGTTCAAAACACGGGAATCCTCTTCACGGGACCATCCGGCAGCGGCAAAAGCGAGCTTGCCTTCAGTTTTCTGACCGAGGCTGAACGCTGCGGATTGCCGGCGGCGTTGATCGCGGACGATCAGATTTTCGTGTACCGCGACGGCGAACACATCATTGCCGAGCGGCCGCAAACGATTGCCGGCCTGCTGGAGTTGCGCGGCAGCGGCATTGTTTCGCTCAACAGCGTTGCGAGCGCTCCACTACATTTTGCGGTTACGACAGTTCTTTCACCGGAAAATCCGAGACTTCCCGAAGATGACGAAGCGTTTTTGCTGCCCTGTGGCGGGCATATTCCGCTTCTGCGCATTCCGCTTGCAAGTCTTACGCCCTATGGAAAATTTGCTGCACTTGCTCAGAATCTTTTTAAAACGAATGTGAAGTGA